The Mycoplasma sp. 1654_15 genome contains a region encoding:
- the hisS gene encoding histidine--tRNA ligase, with protein sequence MSDITKENKKTDTLNINYKPKGTQDIFGKKKEVFLFIRDTFFQVANNFNFEYIETPIFEFANIFLSSGQSSDIVNKQMYEFKDKNDRLFALRPEGTAPVIRAINENKLYLENNKFFYFGPMFRYERPQKGRYRQFFQAGIEHINVDNNLIKLEVLDFANQLLKRLDLSQDTTLKINYLATVEQRNLYSHKLKNYLLPFKDQLSPISQTRLEINPLRILDEKLDSDKDFIKNAPKLKDFYTQEQQSEFEQIQKLLKQNNINFEVDDLLVRGLDYYDNLVFEFISESQYLGTKSTIIAGGCYNGLFSRFSGPDISGLGFAMGVDRIAEILVNNTKLFKDFFLDFYILSLNEAEFADVIKLASNLRNNNFRVDFNKKLFNSFAKAFKSASKMKAKYLIFKEKNQNSNMWTIKDTKTSQNIEISEEILHFPDILKILQEKFN encoded by the coding sequence ATGAGTGATATTACTAAAGAAAATAAAAAAACTGATACATTAAATATTAACTATAAGCCAAAAGGTACTCAAGATATTTTTGGAAAGAAAAAAGAAGTTTTTTTATTTATTAGAGACACTTTTTTTCAAGTAGCAAATAACTTCAATTTTGAATATATTGAAACCCCAATTTTTGAGTTTGCAAATATCTTTTTATCATCAGGTCAATCTTCAGATATAGTAAATAAGCAAATGTATGAATTTAAAGACAAAAACGACCGTTTATTTGCACTTCGTCCTGAGGGAACTGCTCCAGTGATTAGGGCTATAAACGAAAACAAGCTTTATCTAGAAAATAATAAGTTTTTTTACTTTGGTCCTATGTTCCGTTATGAAAGACCACAAAAAGGAAGATATCGTCAATTTTTTCAAGCAGGAATTGAACATATAAATGTTGATAATAACTTAATAAAATTAGAGGTTCTAGACTTTGCAAATCAGTTACTTAAAAGACTTGATTTATCTCAAGATACTACTTTAAAAATTAACTATTTAGCCACAGTTGAACAAAGAAATTTGTATTCCCATAAACTAAAAAACTATCTATTACCTTTTAAAGATCAGTTAAGCCCTATTTCGCAAACTAGATTAGAAATCAACCCTTTAAGAATCTTGGATGAAAAATTAGATTCAGATAAAGACTTTATTAAAAATGCTCCCAAATTAAAAGACTTTTATACTCAAGAACAACAATCTGAATTTGAACAAATCCAAAAACTTTTAAAGCAAAATAACATTAATTTCGAAGTAGATGATTTACTAGTAAGAGGATTAGATTATTATGATAATTTAGTTTTTGAATTTATTTCGGAATCACAATATTTAGGAACAAAATCGACAATTATAGCTGGAGGTTGTTACAACGGCTTATTTAGTCGTTTTTCAGGTCCAGACATTTCAGGATTAGGTTTTGCTATGGGAGTAGATAGAATTGCTGAAATTTTAGTTAATAATACTAAACTTTTTAAAGACTTTTTCCTAGATTTTTACATTTTATCTTTAAACGAAGCAGAATTTGCTGATGTAATTAAATTAGCTTCAAATTTAAGAAATAACAATTTCCGAGTAGATTTTAATAAAAAACTTTTTAACTCTTTTGCTAAAGCATTTAAAAGTGCTTCTAAAATGAAGGCAAAATACTTGATTTTTAAAGAAAAAAATCAAAACAGTAATATGTGGACTATAAAAGACACAAAAACATCACAAAACATTGAAATTAGCGAAGAAATCCTTCATTTTCCAGACATTTTAAAAATACTTCAAGAAAAATTTAACTAA